CTTGTGTTGGACTTGGATTAATTTAGTgaataaagagataaaaaaaggCCTTAATTGGTGCGGCTTTGAGATTGAAGGGATTGACATTGGCTGTTGAAACTCAGAGCATGTCAACTTCAAAACAAGAACATGGAATTAGACATACTGGTGAACTGACTGGTGCCATTTATGAAAAGGAGAGGAAGCTAGCATGCTAAGGTTGGATTAGCATTCACCTCAAGCTCAACGTAGGACTATGTGAGGCCTGCACCAACCAATGATGTCTTCAACTATTAAATTTGAGCACGGTGGAGGGCCATTTTCAAAGTAGGTTTATGGTTACGTAATATTGTGCCAACCATTTTCATGGACTTGGGTTATGTATGCAGTCACTTTTCATAGGTTTTgcagcttttgttttttttaccaATTTTATTATCAGGCTTGTGTCTTTTGCCGctctttttctatatataattttttgaacgaaaattgttttatttttcgcTTTCATAGGGCCGTTTCCAGATACTGTGCTTGTCGGGTTCTTACTTGGTTGCTGAAGATGGTGGCCCTCGCAATCGGACAGGTGGTATGAGCGTTTCCCTTTCAAGTCCTGATGGTCACGTTATTGGGGGCGGCATTGCAATGCTTATTGCTGCAAGCCCAGTTCAGGTATTTTTCTGGATTTCCCAGACTTTATCTTTCTTGTCCTGCTATTGATGTCATTTGACGTGCACGCTTGTGGGCTTGTTTGGGAATGAAATTTTTGTGTGGCCCAAAATATGAGTATTCCATGCATAGGCAGGtctttgtgagagagagagagagagagggagagagagaagagatagagagagggcATTTAATATGCTTGTTTGGTGGGAACCGGATTGTGTGGTTTAACCGTGGTAAGTCTGGTGTTTTGTCTGTGAATCTGTATGCATGTGGGTTGGTGGAACATTTACAAGTGGCTGGTGGGTGGGCGGGGCTTCATTTGTCTTAGGAGCCTAAtacatgctaaatatgttgcaGGTGGTAGTGTGCAGTTTTGTATATGGGAGTGCTAAGACCAAGACCAAACTAGTGGCTGGTGCCAAAGCTAATAAGGTTTCTGAAGCTCAGCGCAGCGACAAGTTAGCTACACAAACTAGTGCTTCGCCTACACAAAATTACAGTCCCTCTATGACAAGCATTTGGCCTGTATCACGGCCTCTGGAAATGCGAAACCAGCATACCGGTATTGACTTGACGCGTGGATGAACATTCGTTGCAACAGACACATGGCAAATTTGTATATATGTGTTGTTGTACATGAACTGAATCTGTGAGGGAATTGTAACTTGTTTGCCGGACGGTAGGATGACAGGTTTGTTCTAACATGTTCTGTAACAAAGCCATAATTTCAAGATTTCTCAGGAAACAATCTTACTGATAAGTTGATGATATTTGGAGGATTGGGTGTTAGATTGTTGCGTGGGGGACTCCTAGGGATGTCCACGCTCATATAATTAAATGCAATTTGTACAAATAACCTGATGCATGTTTGACTTGGCAGATGGTAGAAAAATGGATTCtttcaagggaaaaaaaaatgaagaaaaacattTTGATGGTGCACATGGTTTATACCCTATACAAGTGTTCCATTCTAGGAGGACCTGCTAAAACACCCCATCTCTCAGATCGACAATGGCCAGTGACAAGGCGTGAAGAAAGCTAAAAAGTGCAACAACTTAAACCTTCGTTAACCATCGCATATGGAGGAAGAAATGCATCACATTCACATTCATACACAAAATTATCCAGTGCAACTTTTAGGAGTCAGTAAAACACAAAAGGCAAGCTCACTGCTCGTATTCAAACGCTTCAAAATTAGGATGCCCCTTCCTCCCATGCCTATGCCCTTGCCCAAGCTATAGCATTATTCAGTCACTCCCAACAGCTTCTGGATGTCACGCTGCATTGATGTTCAACGTCAGAAGAATGACAATAACTTTGATAAAGTAAACAATGATCTCTTGCTAGGGAAGAGCCTCTAGACGGAATAAGCCAACTGAACCTCGAGAATGAAACGAAATTGAAAACCTGTGTTTTACCTCAAGGCTAAGAGGAGCAGTTGTGGGATAATAACGATCGGCAACTTGCCCATCCTTGTCAACCAGAAACTTGGCAAAGTTCCACTGGATATCATCCCCGAATATTCCCCATTTGCCAGACTTCAAGAACTTGTACACTGGAGCAGCATTCGCACCATTCACTTCAATCTAAAACAAGTACCAGAGCTCCTTATGACCTTACAGGAATAGATGCAGGCAAGAGTAGAAAATCATGTAATTTGTTTCCGACTGTTTTACAGTTCAAAGAATTACATAGTTGTTACTGATAGCACAATTTAGATTCAAGCCAAGGCATATAAAATTCATGAAACTTGGGGCTTAAAACAAGTGTAGGAATTGCGCAGTCACTATGTCCGTATCTTTATGCATTTCCCATCTGGATGTAAATGAACTTCTTTCATAAGCATACTAAACGTGTAGTGGCCCACCATTTATTTGATTGGAATAGGAGGGAAGACAAGGAAATTGATGGACAAGGGGTAGGCAAATAGTCTGCCAGTGCATTAGGAACAGCATGCAAATAGGCATTTTCTACCTGTCCCATCAACCACAACCGTTCAAACGAACTTCCGAATtgtacaagaaaagaaaaatatttactacACTGTAGTAGCCTGATAAATGAGATTCAGAGGTAGCTGTGATTATAAATGCAACAAAATTATACTTTCTCAGATCTACCTTGTCAAAGATAGGAAACTCCGATTTGAAGCGAGTGCAGACAAACTCCGTAATCTGATCATTACTCCCTGGTTCCTCCTCACCAAATTGATTGCATGGAAATGCCAGTACCTCCAAGCCTGCATCAAGCCCCAAGACATTGTACAgaaaacaataaacaatattttgaaaaaaaaaaaaaaggtcatgaTGAGCTCTCAAACTAGTCTTAATGCTTGTATGATGGGAAAGATTGAACTCGTGATCACTGAAGGTATCTTTGACTTCCTGATATTCAACAGGCTGGCTTAAGTGACATATGGAGAcattcaaaatgaacaagaaaaattaGCAGAACAAGCTTGATATACATATTGTGAACTTGAATCTGCTCACAATGACAAGGAAGAGATAAGGAAATGGGAACGACATGTATGAAAACTATTTGTAAAATTCAGCCCAACAGTGTGTTTTTCCCCTTTACCGTTTTGAAAATTAAGGGTTGTTGAAATGACTGCCATGAAAGGACATTGCAATTACACGAAGAATCAAAGTGCAAACCTTGATCTTTGAACTTTTCATACAGTTGATTCAACTCTATGTAATTTGAGTTGGTCATGCCACTGCAAGAATCCACAAGTAAACAATGTATAAAAATTTCTCACTCCGAAGTAATGAGATTGAGGATGCTTTGCATacgaaggaaaaaaattatgagtaaGAAGACGAGCccctaaataataaaatcagccttatcttttgattaaaaaaaatcagctAAATTTAACTGTACCACTTTCATATAACATGTTTAGGTTTAAATGAAGCAAATGCAGAATACCATTTGGAAGCAACATTGACGATCAGTAGGACCTTTCCTTTGTAAGTGCGAAGATCAACATCACTTCCCTTAGCATCCTGAAAGTGAGAAGAAACATTAACATACAAATAGCTCTAACATCATGAAATAACAAATAGAATTGATTTCTTCAACAACTTCTTGTTTTGCTCCAATTATTAGAGGGGAAAACAAAATCTACAACAGGAATGAGGCATTTAGCGTGATACACTAGGTACATATGTCCTATATCATTTAACCATAATACGTTGCGCTTAGAGGCTTTACCCGAACGCACAATAATGGAAATAATTTAATAACCATGCTCTATTTGAGCAGAAGGAAACCATCTtaaccttctctctctctcgtcttcTTTAAGAGTCATATTTTCATCCACTCAGTTGCATCCGTTTCCAACACATTCTATGTAATCCAAAGCACATAACTAGCTCTAAGGATCTTATTATCGAACATGAAGTCTTAAGGTATTGAAGCGCACTCAATGAACCTCGAGTTCCAATTCATCTTAAATTTCAGACGAAATCCGACTTCTCTAATTTACTCTTTGGTGTTCCAAAGCACCAAAACAAGTGAATTTTTGCCTGTACATGAGAAATAATTCTAACAGACAAGATCCGAAAATGCCCCTGAGACAATACATAACACTTGTATAATGTCTCCGAGACCTGTAACACTTCTTTCAGTACTTTCGACTTGAATAATCGACTATTATAAACTGCATGATCCATATGAAGTCCCAAGTCTGGAAAACAGAATACCCATGTAAAGAATGAGCTTTTATTCTAGAGAAACCCAGGTAAAATTATAAAAGCAAAATCTTTGTAAGTCAACTTATCATAAAAGGCCAACGCTTTGATGCAAGAGACGACCTTGATAGTGAATTCGTAGATCGATTGGGGCTCCTTTGTGGGTTGGCTTGCCATCCTATAATCTGGGCGGCAGTAGAAGAGCACAGATGACAATAGAAGCACAGTCGCAGACTCGCAGTAGCAGTGTGAGCCTTGAGGTGGTAGAAATTAGAATGAGACGCAGTATTGTGCTTTTTGACTTTTCAAGCGATGATCTTACACTTGCGAatatttttctctccttttctttgctaaaatataatttttatttacatgatAACATGGACTGACGTTTCAATTATTCATACGttaaaattatgaattttaaaaaaaatttaataaactagatcttctataaaaaaaattacagaaaaattatagaaaaaacgatagtatttaagaaaaaatcataaaaaaatttatttctatatgtTTCAATTATGTTGaaagttataaaatttaaattttaaaaaatttattaataaaagaaatcttataattaaaattataaagacaCTACTCAAATTATAAACCCATTTATCATTATTctaatcatataatttttgttttttacaatgtttttttttaccctctagaatcttatttttaaaataaaataaaataaaaataccgaACGCACTGGCGCATGCGTACTCAAACTTGCAAGTTGCACGCcttgaataaaaaaacaaatcgtaatttataaattaaaagaacaaATCTACCGAAGATACGAAGAGACAAGCTTATCCAATATTAAAGACACGAAGAGACAAGCTTATCCAATACTTCCAGGGTTGCATCAGCTACCGAAGATACCGAGGAATCCtaccaaatttatttttaaaagtttttttgtttattattttaaaaaaaaatacacttctttaattattaaattaaaaaaaaaaaaaatctcgaggtCCAGTATCGAAACCTATAGCATTTTCCATACTTCAAACTTGTACTAGTATAACAGTGCATCCACCACCGATAACACCGCCACTCTGTGGTGGATTTTCTCCAAAAGGGGCCTCCACCCCTCAAGCGATGACTCCGACCGTCACCCAAAGGTCAGAGCCCCCTTCCCGACCAACCACTTGGTGGTAGGGTGATCGATATCCACCATAAGAAGGTTGAATCACAATGTAATGTCCGTCGAGGTGGCCTGGCCAAAAACCATggcttgttttctttctttcgttctttTTGATGTAGTTTCCTTAACCCAGAAAAACAGGTTACAAAAGCGTACATACTTTACATCACTCCAATCTTAGACATCGCTCAATCAGTTGAATTGACGTGTTATAGAAGAATGCAACTGCCTATTAGGCTTCAACATGCTCTGATTTATATCACTAGGACTG
This Carya illinoinensis cultivar Pawnee chromosome 11, C.illinoinensisPawnee_v1, whole genome shotgun sequence DNA region includes the following protein-coding sequences:
- the LOC122280859 gene encoding probable glutathione peroxidase 8, translated to MASQPTKEPQSIYEFTIKDAKGSDVDLRTYKGKVLLIVNVASKCGMTNSNYIELNQLYEKFKDQGLEVLAFPCNQFGEEEPGSNDQITEFVCTRFKSEFPIFDKIEVNGANAAPVYKFLKSGKWGIFGDDIQWNFAKFLVDKDGQVADRYYPTTAPLSLERDIQKLLGVTE